The Limanda limanda chromosome 20, fLimLim1.1, whole genome shotgun sequence genome has a segment encoding these proteins:
- the bhlhe22 gene encoding class E basic helix-loop-helix protein 22 codes for MDRGMNLPGGAGDIFHKTLSAVSTKKMDPFRSSVGNELPARDRQSPMSCFDQTDPDPIQPGGLAGVRGGPLGLPTGSLCLKYGESANRTSAAESSGGEQSQDDDSDERCEMVLLTDGRMVSAGKAEGGKKSKEQKTLRLNINARERRRMHDLNDALDELRGVIPYAHSPSVRKLSKIATLLLAKNYILMQAQALEEMRRLVAYLNQGQAISAASIPATTALANPGLGAYEPPPGYPFPGGVAAAACPDKCALFNNANSSLCKQCTDKP; via the coding sequence ATGGACAGGGGGATGAACTTGCCCGGCGGCGCAGGGGACATTTTCCACAAAACTCTGAGCGCCGTGTCCACTAAAAAAATGGATCCTTTCAGGTCGTCGGTCGGCAATGAACTACCAGCCAGAGACCGCCAGTCACCGATGAGCTGCTTCGACCAAACCGACCCGGACCCGATTCAGCCGGGAGGACTCGCGGGAGTTCGAGGGGGACCCCTGGGTCTGCCGACCGGATCTTTGTGCTTAAAGTACGGCGAGAGCGCCAACAGGACCTCGGCGGCAGAGAGCAGCGGCGGCGAGCAGAGCCAAGACGATGACAGTGACGAAAGGTGTGAAATGGTCCTCCTGACCGACGGGCGGATGGTGTCCGCGGGGAAAGCAGAAGGAGGTAAGAAATCCAAAGAGCAGAAAACCCTGAGGCTTAACATCAATGCCAGAGAGAGACGACGGATGCACGACCTGAACGACGCGCTAGATGAGCTCCGGGGGGTCATCCCCTACGCGCACAGCCCGTCCGTGCGCAAACTCTCCAAAATTGCCACTTTGCTGCTCGCCAAAAACTACATCCTCATGCAGGCGCAAGCGCTGGAGGAGATGCGGAGGCTGGTTGCGTATCTCAACCAGGGCCAGGCCATCTCTGCCGCCTCGATACCGGCCACCACTGCGCTCGCCAACCCCGGCTTGGGCGCGTACGAGCCGCCGCCCGGATACCCCTTCCCCGGCGGAGTGGCCGCGGCCGCATGCCCGGACAAATGTGCCCTTTTCAACAACGCCAACTCCAGCCTCTGCAAACAGTGCACTGACAAGCCTTAA